AAATGATAAAGTTTTCGAACATGAGACTCGGTGAAAAGACCGAAACCTCCATCAGGAAGATAAGCCATACGAAACTGGTCATCTTCTCCCTTGTGGGCCTGGGCCCTCTATTCGCCTTAGTCCTCGCGATCATCTTCCTGCAGGGCTTCACAAAGCCGGTCAACGCCATCCTGGACGCGACGAGAGTACTGAAGTCCGGTAACCTGGATCACAGGATAGAAGGGCTGAAGGACGAGTTCGGAGAGGTAGCAGCGTCCTTCAATGACATGGCGTTTTCCCTGAACGAGCAGATGCACAAGATGCAGAGGGCGGAGCAGATGACCCTCGTCGGCGAGATGGCCGCCTCAATCGCCCATGAGGTCAAGAACCCTCTTACCGGAATAAAGATCGCCCTGCAGATGCTTTCGGAGAACAAGGGCCTGTCGCAAACCGAGAGCGAAATCGTAAACGCTTCGTTCTCCCAGATCAAGAGAGTGGAAGCGCTCATCAGGGAAGTCCTCGATTTCGCTCGTCCGAAGGAGCCCGAATACAGCCTCGCGAGCATCAATGGCCTGATCGAAAAGACGGTATCCTTCATTGAGGCAGTATCCGTCCAGTCGAAGAATAATTCCGATGTCAAAGTGCTGAAGACGCTATCAACCGACATCCCTGACGTCCTCATAGACCCGATGCAGATGCAGCAAGCGATCATGAACGTCGTCCTGAACGCCTATGACGCCATGCCGCACGGGGGGCTGCTCACGATTAAGACAGCCCGTTATGACGGCTCATGTGCCATGACCGTGACCGACACGGGAACAGGGATCGATGAGAAGAACCTCCAGAAGCTCTTTAAACCGTTCCACACGACAAAACAAAAGGGAACAGGCCTCGGCCTGCCGATTACGAAGGGGATTGTCGAAAGGCACGGAGGCACGATAACGGTCGAGAGCAAGACAGGACAGGGGACTACGGTCACGATAACCCTCCCGCTGGATAGGGAAGGGCGGGTCGCAGGGGAGAAAGCATGACCGCTCCCGCTCAGAAGGGCAAGAATATCTATATCGTTGAAGACGACGAACTCCTGTCTCTCGTCCTGTCGGAGGGCTTCAGAAAGGAAGGATACGAAGTCTCCACGGACACTGGATTTTCCGGCGTTATCAAGAGGATAGAGGAGAGGAGTCCGGACATCCTCTTCCTCGACGTAACCTTGCCTGACAACAGCGGTCTCGATATCCTGAGAGAACTCGGACGCAATGATAACGCCTTCCCGATTATCAT
This window of the Thermodesulfovibrionales bacterium genome carries:
- a CDS encoding ATP-binding protein, with protein sequence MIKFSNMRLGEKTETSIRKISHTKLVIFSLVGLGPLFALVLAIIFLQGFTKPVNAILDATRVLKSGNLDHRIEGLKDEFGEVAASFNDMAFSLNEQMHKMQRAEQMTLVGEMAASIAHEVKNPLTGIKIALQMLSENKGLSQTESEIVNASFSQIKRVEALIREVLDFARPKEPEYSLASINGLIEKTVSFIEAVSVQSKNNSDVKVLKTLSTDIPDVLIDPMQMQQAIMNVVLNAYDAMPHGGLLTIKTARYDGSCAMTVTDTGTGIDEKNLQKLFKPFHTTKQKGTGLGLPITKGIVERHGGTITVESKTGQGTTVTITLPLDREGRVAGEKA